In Pleurocapsa sp. PCC 7319, the following are encoded in one genomic region:
- a CDS encoding sensor histidine kinase: MLCAQELLCLELFQHLESDRLEWVCDRATETKLVRGEILVREGDPHRGFFVLTSGTISINRLSEGVQMSIGQHQAPSFFGEIQIMTDDTVPVTLIALTDCLAYEITAEDFLQLVHQCRDFERTVFKTVQRRVQGLQSFIQNREKMAALGTLAAGLAHELNNPSAAVVRALKDITPALLELQRMNLVYGQRNVEAEHTAKWLKARDDGYDFIVNSPSQPLQMMDLEDEILDWLEDYGIEDAWKLAEPLAAGNIQIQILEELTARWRNETTEFKDMGLRWLALSFEVMTMIQSGLRGAERVSELVQSMRSYSYLDRGAKQLIDVHQGLEDTIQLLSHKLKQGVEIKRIYDRSLPKIQAYGSELNQVWTNLIDNGIDAIEGKGIIEIITTVLVDFIEVKIVDSGIGIPPEIQSRIFEPFFTTKSIGKGSGLGLDSVRRIVENRHRGSISLLSEPGRTCFTIRLPINIGNS; this comes from the coding sequence ATGCTGTGTGCCCAAGAACTTCTGTGCTTAGAATTGTTTCAACATTTAGAAAGCGATCGCCTAGAGTGGGTTTGCGATCGCGCTACAGAAACCAAATTGGTCAGAGGAGAAATTTTAGTTAGAGAGGGAGATCCTCATCGGGGTTTTTTTGTTTTAACTTCAGGTACTATTAGCATCAATCGTTTAAGTGAGGGGGTACAAATGTCAATTGGGCAACATCAAGCCCCTTCATTTTTTGGTGAAATCCAAATTATGACAGATGATACAGTCCCAGTAACGCTAATAGCTTTAACAGACTGTCTCGCTTACGAAATTACTGCCGAGGACTTTCTACAACTGGTACATCAATGTCGTGACTTTGAAAGAACTGTCTTCAAAACTGTGCAGCGCCGAGTACAAGGATTGCAGTCATTTATTCAAAACCGCGAGAAGATGGCTGCATTAGGAACTCTAGCCGCAGGCTTGGCTCATGAACTTAATAATCCCTCCGCAGCGGTGGTTCGCGCCCTCAAAGACATTACCCCTGCCCTGTTGGAACTACAACGCATGAATTTAGTTTATGGTCAGCGCAATGTAGAAGCAGAACACACAGCTAAATGGCTCAAAGCCAGGGATGATGGCTATGATTTTATTGTTAATAGTCCCTCTCAACCTTTGCAGATGATGGATCTGGAAGACGAAATTTTAGATTGGCTAGAAGACTATGGAATTGAAGATGCTTGGAAGCTAGCTGAACCTTTAGCAGCAGGAAATATCCAAATACAAATATTGGAGGAGCTAACTGCACGCTGGCGCAACGAAACTACGGAATTTAAGGATATGGGATTACGTTGGCTGGCCTTGTCTTTTGAGGTCATGACGATGATTCAGTCTGGGTTGCGAGGTGCAGAAAGAGTTTCGGAATTGGTTCAGTCAATGCGCTCTTATTCTTACTTAGATCGAGGTGCTAAACAGCTAATTGATGTTCATCAAGGTTTAGAAGATACCATTCAACTGTTATCCCACAAACTAAAGCAAGGAGTAGAAATAAAACGTATCTATGATCGCTCACTGCCCAAAATACAAGCCTACGGTAGTGAGCTCAATCAAGTTTGGACCAATCTCATTGATAATGGAATTGATGCAATTGAGGGTAAAGGGATAATTGAGATTATTACCACTGTTTTAGTTGACTTCATTGAAGTAAAAATTGTTGACTCTGGAATAGGTATTCCTCCAGAAATTCAATCCCGTATTTTTGAACCGTTTTTTACTACCAAATCAATAGGTAAAGGATCGGGCTTAGGCTTAGATAGCGTGAGACGCATTGTGGAAAATCGTCATCGTGGTTCAATTTCACTACTATCAGAACCAGGCAGAACTTGTTTTACCATCCGTCTGCCTATAAATATTGGTAATTCTTGA
- a CDS encoding RNA helicase produces MNLIAPTSKLNLPELFPFELDKFQKDAIAALAAGKSVVICAPTGSGKTLIGEYAIHRALEHGKRVFYTTPLKALSNQKFRDFQEQFGADDPKRIGLLTGDIIINPNAAVVVMTTEIFRNMLYETPIGQLGTTLEDVEAVVLDECHYISDRFRGTVWEESIIYCPPQIQLVALSATIGNPQELTDWIVKVRNSHLDHEDTYECELINSDFRPVPLRYYFCDRRGIHRLLNQNGTQINPQLKASAPRKGQKSKRLKLKDCPKIYQVVQQLQAKDMLPAIYIIFSRRGCDQAVDHLDVLNLLTTEEGQQIENILLYFFLAENIELQTALLKYFAESDAELVDLLRAYLAANDNAEFNLAQYLGANPNQKYQLWQFLCESSQIARIDQIEPLMRGIASHHAGLLPAWKELVERLFELGLVKIVFATATLAAGINMPARTTVMSALSKRTDGGHSMLSPSEFLQISGRAGRRGKDKVGHVVTLQTPFEGAKEAAFLATSQSEPLRSWFTPSYGMVLNLLQKHTLAEVKELLERSFAEYLSQKKLAPEQVAIAEITTELAKLDIALASIAPGQLASYQKLKERAREEKRLLEILQQQAEATRKNEIKPLIAQLEPGRIIGLKGKHIRVNSPLAAVLIDKIPGSGKASNLLCLGSDNYWYIAANADVTAINEGTFTETEIAKIPIPALDNLQLGKWRKGDEYTAIAVKQIANYLIPTAPVPEVLEQQKRLDTVQQQIEQHPVQKVPQPHRLLKKHNKRLQLREKLHKTQIKYQKQKSNQSYYWEEFLNLIKVLQEFAALDEFTPTFLGQAAATIRGDNELWLALVFVSGELEHLEPHHLAATVCALITETPRADVWCDFPPPREVLEALGVKKRETDDTSEIDTSNSALREIRTRLFQVQRRHGVGLPVWREYELVGLCEQWALGMEWNDLCESVSLAEGDVVRMLRRTVDVLSQIPQIPNISATFSDKAREASIMMKRFPI; encoded by the coding sequence GTGAATCTAATCGCTCCCACTTCTAAGTTAAATTTGCCAGAATTATTTCCCTTTGAACTCGATAAATTCCAAAAAGATGCGATCGCAGCTTTGGCAGCAGGAAAATCAGTAGTCATCTGCGCTCCTACGGGTTCGGGTAAGACATTAATTGGTGAGTATGCTATCCACAGAGCATTAGAACATGGTAAACGAGTTTTTTACACTACACCCCTCAAAGCTCTTTCCAATCAAAAATTTCGCGATTTTCAGGAGCAATTTGGTGCCGACGATCCCAAGAGAATTGGATTGTTGACTGGAGATATCATCATCAACCCCAACGCGGCGGTAGTAGTAATGACTACAGAAATTTTCCGCAATATGCTCTATGAAACACCTATTGGTCAGCTTGGTACTACTCTAGAAGACGTGGAAGCGGTTGTGTTGGATGAGTGCCATTACATCAGTGACCGTTTTCGGGGTACGGTGTGGGAAGAGTCGATTATTTATTGTCCCCCTCAGATTCAGCTAGTAGCTCTGTCTGCTACAATCGGTAATCCTCAAGAACTAACCGACTGGATTGTTAAAGTCCGAAATTCTCATTTAGACCATGAAGATACTTACGAATGTGAGCTGATTAATTCAGATTTTCGTCCTGTTCCCTTAAGATATTATTTTTGCGATCGCCGTGGTATTCATCGATTATTAAATCAAAATGGGACTCAGATCAATCCCCAGCTCAAAGCGTCTGCTCCTCGAAAAGGTCAGAAATCGAAAAGGCTGAAGCTGAAAGATTGCCCCAAAATTTATCAAGTGGTACAGCAACTTCAAGCCAAAGATATGCTCCCTGCGATTTACATTATTTTTAGTCGCCGAGGTTGCGATCAGGCAGTAGATCATTTAGATGTCTTGAATCTATTAACTACCGAAGAAGGGCAGCAAATTGAGAACATTCTACTTTATTTCTTTTTGGCGGAAAATATTGAGTTGCAAACAGCTTTGTTAAAATATTTTGCCGAATCTGATGCCGAGTTAGTCGACTTATTACGCGCATATCTAGCGGCTAATGACAATGCGGAGTTTAATTTAGCTCAATATCTGGGAGCCAATCCCAATCAGAAATATCAACTATGGCAATTTCTATGTGAAAGTTCCCAGATCGCCAGAATTGATCAGATTGAACCTTTGATGCGCGGCATTGCTTCTCACCACGCAGGACTATTACCAGCTTGGAAAGAGTTGGTCGAAAGGTTATTTGAATTGGGGCTGGTTAAGATTGTGTTCGCCACTGCAACCTTAGCCGCAGGAATTAATATGCCTGCCCGTACTACGGTGATGTCTGCTCTGTCTAAACGCACTGACGGAGGACATAGTATGCTTAGTCCTTCGGAATTTTTGCAGATCTCAGGTAGAGCGGGAAGACGAGGCAAAGATAAAGTTGGTCATGTAGTAACTTTACAAACTCCTTTTGAGGGTGCAAAAGAAGCGGCTTTTTTAGCTACCTCCCAATCTGAACCTCTTAGAAGTTGGTTTACACCTTCCTATGGCATGGTACTTAACTTACTGCAAAAGCATACTTTGGCTGAAGTTAAAGAACTTTTAGAGAGAAGTTTTGCCGAATACCTGTCTCAGAAAAAGCTAGCTCCAGAGCAAGTAGCGATCGCTGAAATCACGACAGAGTTAGCTAAGCTAGACATCGCTCTCGCCTCCATTGCCCCTGGACAATTAGCCAGTTATCAGAAACTAAAAGAGCGAGCCAGGGAAGAAAAACGACTGTTAGAAATTTTACAACAACAGGCTGAAGCAACTCGCAAAAACGAAATCAAGCCGTTAATTGCCCAATTAGAACCAGGCAGAATTATTGGTTTAAAAGGAAAACATATCAGAGTAAACTCCCCTCTGGCAGCAGTGTTGATCGACAAGATTCCTGGTTCTGGTAAAGCGTCAAATTTACTGTGCTTGGGGTCAGATAATTATTGGTATATCGCAGCTAATGCTGATGTCACTGCAATTAACGAGGGAACTTTTACTGAGACAGAAATCGCCAAAATACCCATACCAGCTTTGGATAATCTTCAACTAGGCAAGTGGCGTAAAGGAGATGAGTATACAGCGATCGCGGTTAAACAAATTGCTAATTATTTAATCCCAACAGCTCCAGTCCCTGAAGTACTAGAACAGCAAAAAAGATTAGACACTGTCCAGCAACAAATTGAGCAACACCCCGTACAAAAAGTCCCTCAACCCCATCGTTTATTGAAAAAACACAATAAACGACTGCAACTACGAGAAAAACTCCATAAAACCCAAATTAAGTATCAAAAGCAAAAATCTAATCAATCTTACTATTGGGAAGAATTTCTTAATTTGATCAAAGTTCTGCAAGAATTTGCAGCTTTAGACGAATTTACCCCAACTTTTTTAGGTCAAGCAGCAGCAACTATTCGAGGTGATAATGAACTCTGGTTAGCTTTAGTATTTGTTTCTGGTGAGCTGGAGCATCTTGAACCTCATCATTTAGCAGCTACAGTCTGTGCTTTAATCACGGAAACTCCCCGAGCCGATGTCTGGTGTGACTTTCCTCCTCCTAGAGAAGTGTTAGAAGCTTTAGGTGTTAAGAAGCGAGAAACTGATGATACCTCAGAAATTGACACCTCAAATTCAGCTTTGCGAGAAATACGAACTCGCCTCTTCCAAGTACAACGCCGACATGGAGTTGGTTTGCCCGTATGGCGAGAATATGAGCTGGTCGGTTTGTGTGAACAATGGGCCTTAGGAATGGAATGGAATGACTTATGTGAAAGTGTAAGCTTGGCAGAAGGAGATGTTGTGAGAATGTTACGGCGTACCGTTGATGTCTTATCCCAGATACCCCAAATTCCTAATATTTCTGCCACTTTTTCTGATAAAGCTAGGGAAGCTAGCATCATGATGAAACGTTTTCCTATTTGA
- a CDS encoding ammonium transporter yields MAIKTRSIKFNYRYFGLFIISILLFVVIEPALAQETIAVNLEFLDTLWLVIAGSLVFFMNAGFAMLEAGSCQTRNSTNILAKNLIVFCITILAFWLLGFGLMFGNGNAWLGKTGFFFLAFEPPFSDSNSFASLQTLYPLQPMVVAFFFQLVFAGTAATIVSGATAERVKFWAFFWFSFCLVAIAYPLTGRWVWNPNGWLAVNFNFLDFAGSTVVHSVGGMAGLVGAILIGPRRGWQGYNPDEVPGNKFTSHPQTFSYYSLSLSTLGCLILWLGWLGFNGGATRSITDLPHIITTTMMAGASGGIFVLFLRGLRRQKATLSLVINGILGGLVGITASSAYVSLGVALFIGMVSSLWIILIEQLLDVLKIDDPVGAIPVHLGCGIWGTIAAGLFANQLPPYINDPVIRIEQIVSQLVGILSVNLTILILSLIFWLGIGLAIYGIESLNRNLRSSLGYKPAFKYETFSQTDYSENKLQKYDFSRNKKNLYYYLRCGRKALRVSLQEEIQGSDGTFL; encoded by the coding sequence GTGGCAATCAAAACCAGGTCAATTAAATTTAATTATCGATATTTTGGTTTATTCATAATTAGCATTCTGTTGTTTGTTGTTATTGAACCAGCATTAGCTCAAGAAACAATAGCCGTCAATCTAGAGTTTCTAGATACACTCTGGTTGGTTATTGCTGGCAGCTTAGTATTTTTTATGAACGCTGGCTTTGCCATGTTAGAGGCAGGTTCGTGTCAAACTAGAAACTCAACCAATATATTGGCTAAGAACTTGATTGTTTTTTGTATTACAATTTTGGCTTTTTGGTTACTTGGTTTTGGTTTAATGTTTGGTAATGGCAATGCTTGGTTAGGGAAAACAGGCTTTTTCTTTCTGGCTTTTGAACCACCATTTAGTGATAGCAACAGTTTTGCTAGCCTGCAAACACTCTATCCACTACAGCCTATGGTGGTAGCATTTTTCTTTCAGCTAGTTTTTGCAGGAACTGCTGCCACTATTGTTTCCGGTGCCACAGCAGAAAGAGTCAAGTTTTGGGCTTTTTTCTGGTTTAGCTTTTGTTTAGTGGCGATCGCTTATCCTCTAACTGGTCGTTGGGTATGGAATCCTAATGGCTGGTTGGCAGTTAACTTTAATTTTCTTGATTTTGCTGGTTCAACAGTGGTGCATTCTGTTGGCGGGATGGCCGGTTTGGTCGGAGCAATTTTAATTGGACCTCGCAGAGGTTGGCAAGGTTATAATCCCGATGAAGTCCCAGGAAATAAATTTACTAGTCATCCTCAAACATTCAGTTACTATAGTTTGTCTCTGTCAACCTTAGGTTGTCTAATTCTTTGGTTAGGTTGGTTGGGGTTTAATGGCGGTGCAACTCGTTCTATTACCGATCTTCCCCATATCATAACCACCACTATGATGGCGGGTGCATCAGGAGGGATTTTTGTATTGTTTTTAAGAGGTTTACGTCGTCAAAAGGCAACATTATCTTTAGTAATTAATGGTATTTTGGGAGGGTTAGTAGGTATTACAGCTTCTTCTGCTTACGTTAGTTTAGGGGTTGCTCTCTTTATTGGGATGGTTAGCAGTTTGTGGATTATATTAATTGAGCAACTGCTAGATGTTTTGAAGATCGATGACCCCGTTGGCGCAATTCCCGTCCACTTGGGTTGTGGTATCTGGGGTACTATAGCTGCAGGTTTATTTGCCAACCAGTTACCACCTTATATTAATGATCCTGTAATCCGAATTGAGCAGATAGTCAGTCAACTTGTGGGCATTTTATCAGTTAATCTAACTATTCTAATTTTGAGTTTAATCTTTTGGTTGGGGATTGGTTTGGCAATTTATGGAATTGAATCTCTCAATCGCAACTTAAGATCTTCTCTTGGTTATAAACCAGCTTTTAAATATGAAACTTTCTCGCAGACTGACTACTCAGAAAATAAATTACAAAAATATGATTTTTCTCGAAACAAAAAAAACTTATATTACTATCTACGTTGTGGGAGAAAAGCATTAAGAGTATCTCTTCAAGAAGAAATTCAAGGCAGTGATGGAACTTTTTTGTAA
- a CDS encoding response regulator transcription factor, producing MTKILVIEDELFVRENIVELLEAEDFAVFSTENGILGILWAQENIPDLVICDVMMPEMNGYEVLSEMRELPMTSLTPFIFLTAMSDKGDIRQGMELGADDYLTKPFTREELLGAIHTRLAKQEKLRQQYDREHQRAEILEQRVKELEQLQIKEEISHEYHEALLKINTAVNLIKKIQPGQKRDRNLRIIQETCAKEISLLKQIPNLDSENPALSLILQN from the coding sequence ATGACTAAAATTTTAGTAATTGAAGACGAATTATTTGTTCGAGAGAATATTGTCGAACTTCTAGAAGCCGAAGATTTTGCAGTTTTTAGCACTGAAAATGGCATTTTAGGTATCTTATGGGCTCAAGAAAATATACCCGATCTCGTTATTTGTGATGTCATGATGCCCGAAATGAACGGATATGAAGTACTATCCGAAATGCGAGAATTGCCCATGACTTCTCTAACTCCTTTTATTTTTCTGACAGCTATGTCTGACAAAGGAGATATTAGACAAGGCATGGAATTAGGGGCAGATGATTATCTGACTAAGCCATTTACCAGAGAAGAGTTATTGGGTGCAATTCATACTCGTTTAGCAAAACAGGAAAAATTAAGACAACAATATGATCGAGAACACCAAAGGGCTGAGATCCTAGAACAAAGGGTTAAAGAACTAGAACAATTGCAAATTAAAGAGGAGATATCCCATGAATATCACGAAGCTTTGCTAAAGATTAATACAGCAGTTAATTTAATTAAAAAAATTCAACCAGGACAAAAACGCGATCGCAATCTCAGAATTATTCAAGAAACTTGCGCTAAAGAAATTAGTTTACTTAAGCAAATCCCTAATTTAGACTCTGAAAACCCTGCACTTTCCTTGATTTTGCAAAATTAA
- a CDS encoding ATP-binding protein translates to MNKLQPKKHFLIIEEQNEQRTINLESKTCSIGRAAHNQIVLNSSQISRYHATLLRITIPGTESHQFRLIDGDLNGRRSRNGIKVNGNVCFSFDLQHGDVITFCEDIIATYHAIAEPSATNPLQPSLFLEDEQDLMIPSGFFGDLDNSRRTDYRKTLTSNPDQAEERTTLSKQKEEQQASIQHSLERLASFPELFSDPIVEIDLKGNITYLNPAAIKSFPSLKQDKLQHPILRGIIPLVKAKEQTALVREVAIEEKIFEQSIHLISTSKLVRCYISDITKRKRAEILLKKAHQELEDRVERRTIELAESNETLKAEIAERERVEQEIRLLQTITQAITEAFNFDGAIAITLRKVCETVGWSYGEAWLPNEVDNILTLSPSCYSNTGKLKSFREASLEFNFASGVGIAGRVWSKKNFEWIEDVTQQTEASVVRGKIAQESGLQTALGVPIIADEKVIAVFVFFDFSTRTENKGTVELVSSVASQLGLIMERKRAEDALRSSMATNRAILNAIPDLIFRISREGVFVNYKAATAENLLTPKKQFLGKHIKEVFPEEIALPTLNCIERAFITGELQILECQLPTEDKIHSYEVRIAISEVNEVMAIIRDITERKQAEEDIRRTLVQEKKLNELKSRFVTMASHEFRTPLASILSSAELLEHYSHKWSEAKKLNHLQRIQASVKHMTELLNDVLLLGKSDAGKLELNPSLINLPQFCQDIVEEIQLTTQTHQILFQSKSSLEAENSCNQQSDFSENDIVKVYMDEKMLRHILTNLLSNGIKYSPDSDRVIFNLSCQSKQAIFQIQDFGIGIPPADQDQLFDFFHRANNVGTIPGTGLGLPIVKRSVDLHQGTVTMNSEEGVGSTFTVTLPYLVVE, encoded by the coding sequence ATGAATAAGTTGCAACCCAAAAAGCATTTCTTAATAATTGAAGAGCAGAATGAACAACGTACCATTAACCTGGAATCAAAAACTTGTTCCATTGGTCGTGCTGCTCATAATCAAATCGTATTGAATTCATCTCAAATTTCCCGTTATCATGCAACCCTACTGAGGATTACAATACCTGGAACTGAAAGTCATCAGTTCCGTCTGATTGATGGAGATCTCAATGGTCGGCGTAGCAGAAATGGCATCAAAGTGAACGGCAATGTTTGTTTTTCTTTTGATTTACAACATGGAGATGTAATCACATTCTGTGAAGATATTATCGCCACATATCATGCAATAGCCGAACCATCAGCAACCAATCCATTACAGCCTTCACTCTTTTTGGAAGATGAGCAAGACTTGATGATCCCTTCTGGTTTTTTTGGTGATCTAGACAATTCTCGTCGAACTGATTACCGTAAGACCTTAACCAGTAATCCTGATCAAGCTGAAGAACGAACAACTTTATCTAAGCAAAAGGAAGAACAACAAGCATCAATTCAACATTCATTAGAACGGTTAGCTTCTTTTCCCGAACTATTTTCCGATCCGATTGTAGAAATCGATCTTAAAGGGAATATTACCTATCTAAATCCAGCTGCTATCAAAAGTTTTCCTAGTCTTAAGCAAGATAAATTGCAACATCCTATTTTAAGGGGAATAATTCCTTTAGTTAAAGCTAAAGAACAAACTGCACTGGTACGCGAAGTTGCCATAGAAGAAAAAATTTTTGAACAGTCCATCCATCTAATTTCTACCAGTAAATTAGTTAGATGCTATATCTCAGATATTACCAAACGTAAACGAGCGGAAATATTACTCAAAAAAGCACACCAAGAGTTAGAAGATCGAGTTGAAAGGCGCACCATAGAATTAGCTGAGAGTAACGAAACCTTAAAAGCTGAAATTGCAGAACGGGAGCGCGTAGAACAAGAAATTCGTCTATTGCAAACTATTACTCAAGCCATTACTGAAGCATTTAATTTCGATGGTGCGATCGCCATTACTTTACGTAAGGTTTGTGAAACTGTGGGCTGGAGTTATGGCGAAGCTTGGCTTCCTAATGAGGTAGATAATATTCTCACTCTAAGTCCGTCTTGTTACAGTAATACAGGAAAACTAAAATCTTTTCGCGAAGCTAGCTTAGAATTCAATTTTGCTAGTGGTGTTGGTATAGCTGGAAGAGTATGGTCTAAAAAGAACTTCGAGTGGATTGAAGACGTTACTCAACAGACTGAAGCATCTGTTGTTAGAGGCAAAATTGCTCAAGAATCAGGATTACAAACTGCTTTAGGAGTGCCAATTATTGCCGATGAAAAAGTAATTGCTGTATTTGTCTTTTTTGATTTTTCGACTCGTACAGAAAATAAGGGAACAGTAGAATTAGTCAGCTCAGTTGCTTCTCAGTTAGGTCTGATTATGGAGCGCAAAAGAGCTGAAGATGCTTTACGCTCAAGCATGGCAACTAATCGAGCAATTCTTAATGCGATTCCCGATTTAATCTTTCGTATTAGTAGAGAAGGTGTTTTTGTTAATTACAAAGCTGCTACGGCTGAAAATTTGCTTACCCCTAAGAAACAATTTCTGGGCAAACACATTAAGGAAGTATTTCCCGAAGAAATAGCATTGCCAACCTTAAACTGTATTGAACGGGCTTTTATTACTGGAGAGTTGCAGATTTTAGAATGTCAACTTCCCACTGAGGATAAAATTCACAGTTATGAAGTTCGGATTGCCATCAGTGAGGTTAATGAAGTAATGGCTATTATTCGCGATATTACGGAACGCAAACAAGCAGAAGAGGATATCCGGAGAACTTTAGTCCAAGAGAAAAAACTCAACGAACTTAAAAGCCGATTTGTGACTATGGCTTCCCATGAATTTCGGACTCCTCTAGCTTCGATCCTATCTTCTGCCGAGCTATTAGAACATTACAGTCATAAATGGAGCGAAGCCAAAAAACTGAATCACTTACAGCGTATTCAAGCTTCAGTCAAACACATGACGGAGTTATTAAATGATGTTCTCCTACTTGGTAAATCCGATGCCGGCAAGTTAGAGTTAAACCCGTCTCTAATTAATCTCCCTCAATTCTGTCAAGATATAGTCGAAGAAATACAGCTTACTACACAGACTCATCAAATTCTTTTTCAAAGTAAGTCTAGTTTAGAGGCTGAAAATAGTTGTAATCAGCAATCAGATTTTAGTGAGAATGATATTGTCAAGGTCTATATGGACGAAAAAATGTTGAGGCATATTTTAACTAATCTGCTGTCAAATGGAATTAAATATTCTCCAGATAGTGATCGAGTCATTTTTAATTTGAGTTGCCAATCGAAACAAGCCATTTTCCAAATTCAGGATTTTGGCATTGGAATTCCTCCCGCAGATCAAGATCAATTGTTTGATTTTTTTCATCGAGCTAATAACGTAGGTACAATTCCAGGTACTGGTTTAGGATTGCCCATTGTCAAAAGATCCGTAGATTTACATCAAGGAACAGTTACCATGAACAGCGAAGAGGGAGTTGGTTCAACTTTTACTGTTACTTTGCCTTATCTAGTTGTCGAATAA
- a CDS encoding DUF1517 domain-containing protein, producing the protein MTSWRDRISKFSGKTRFVVSRIFIHLAGEEIAPMLGVLNRVAREAIEAEGDLEVLGEGLVAVCQNLLQMSNYWQSAANEGDVLWDEGEAGDYVNELFTDSAQRYLSEIDPTQDIDDDQPLSLPITSNLVIILTVAFEGESPDLENNLADIEALEYGLKALINLHYQEQLRAIQIHFSPAKLGDELDSEQLLLNFPELIPL; encoded by the coding sequence ATGACTTCCTGGCGCGATCGCATTTCCAAGTTTAGTGGCAAAACCCGCTTTGTAGTTTCTCGTATTTTTATTCATCTGGCAGGCGAAGAAATTGCTCCTATGTTAGGAGTGCTTAACCGTGTGGCAAGAGAAGCAATCGAAGCCGAGGGAGATCTAGAAGTCTTGGGGGAAGGATTAGTTGCTGTCTGTCAAAATCTCTTACAGATGAGTAATTACTGGCAATCGGCTGCTAATGAAGGAGATGTCTTGTGGGACGAAGGAGAAGCAGGAGACTACGTCAATGAATTATTTACCGACTCCGCCCAAAGATATCTCAGTGAAATTGATCCCACTCAAGATATTGACGATGACCAGCCTTTATCTTTACCGATAACTAGCAACTTGGTGATCATTTTAACCGTTGCTTTCGAGGGCGAATCCCCCGATCTGGAGAATAATTTAGCAGATATAGAAGCTTTAGAATATGGACTCAAAGCCCTGATCAATCTTCACTATCAAGAACAGCTAAGAGCAATTCAAATTCATTTTTCGCCTGCTAAGTTAGGAGATGAACTTGACAGTGAACAATTATTACTTAACTTTCCGGAGTTGATTCCACTTTAA
- a CDS encoding glycosyltransferase family 4 protein, with product MKILFLHPNFPAQFRHLATVLGQDPQNTVVYATNRHEGQIAGVKKVIYEKSRPARPETHHYVRPLENAVLEAQAVYRVAQQLKDQGFYPDLVYGHSGWGPTLFMKDIFPKATLLCYFEWFYKAYGSDASFDPSDPITADDEARIRIKNAPILLDLATCDRGLSPTNWQRSQFPQEFHSKIKVHHDGIDTNYFQPLPDAKLFLPRINLDLSHVPEIITYVARGMEPYRGFPQLIETISLLQQKRPECHFVIVGKNRVAYGKNLPDGKTYKEAMLEKFPLDLNRVHFTDLLPYSEYLQVLQASSVHIYLTRPFVLSWSMLEALSTGCLIVASDTAPVTEVITDGINGLLVDFFSPQQIGDRVIEALDNPEKMAAIRTKARETILEHYDLAKLLPQHLQWVQESVSQL from the coding sequence ATGAAAATTTTATTTTTACACCCTAATTTTCCTGCTCAATTCCGCCATTTAGCCACAGTATTAGGACAAGATCCGCAAAATACAGTTGTTTATGCTACCAATCGTCACGAAGGTCAGATCGCAGGGGTTAAAAAAGTGATTTATGAAAAATCTCGTCCCGCTCGTCCCGAAACTCACCATTACGTTAGACCATTAGAAAATGCAGTTTTAGAAGCTCAAGCGGTGTATCGCGTCGCCCAGCAATTAAAAGACCAAGGTTTTTATCCTGACTTAGTTTATGGTCATTCTGGTTGGGGTCCAACTTTGTTCATGAAAGATATTTTTCCAAAAGCCACTTTGCTATGTTATTTTGAATGGTTTTATAAGGCTTATGGCTCAGATGCTAGCTTTGACCCCAGCGATCCGATAACTGCTGATGATGAAGCCAGAATTAGAATCAAAAATGCACCAATTTTACTAGATTTAGCTACTTGCGATCGCGGACTATCTCCCACCAACTGGCAGCGATCGCAATTTCCCCAGGAATTCCACAGCAAAATTAAAGTCCACCACGATGGCATAGATACTAATTATTTTCAACCACTACCAGATGCTAAGTTATTTCTCCCCCGGATTAACCTCGATCTGTCTCATGTTCCAGAAATTATCACTTACGTCGCCAGAGGGATGGAACCCTATCGCGGTTTTCCCCAACTAATAGAGACGATTTCCCTCCTGCAACAGAAAAGACCTGAATGTCACTTTGTGATTGTGGGCAAAAATCGTGTCGCCTATGGCAAGAATCTCCCCGACGGGAAAACTTACAAAGAAGCTATGCTGGAGAAGTTTCCTTTAGACCTAAATCGGGTTCATTTTACTGATTTACTGCCTTATAGTGAATATCTTCAAGTATTGCAGGCTTCTTCGGTTCACATCTACCTTACTCGTCCTTTTGTGCTTTCTTGGTCAATGCTGGAAGCTTTATCTACAGGCTGTTTAATCGTTGCTTCTGATACGGCTCCCGTTACCGAGGTAATTACAGATGGAATTAATGGTTTATTAGTCGATTTCTTTTCTCCTCAACAAATTGGCGATCGCGTAATTGAAGCTCTAGACAACCCTGAGAAAATGGCAGCAATTCGCACTAAAGCCAGAGAAACTATTTTAGAACACTATGATCTAGCTAAGCTATTACCTCAACATTTGCAATGGGTTCAAGAATCAGTTTCACAACTATAA